One stretch of Nesterenkonia halotolerans DNA includes these proteins:
- a CDS encoding helix-turn-helix transcriptional regulator, whose translation MRAAQGTSSVRPGQGRAPLRSIEKVSAEASEEGFDLIALGRRVRHLRKQAGMTLDALAEALGTAPSQLSLLENGRREPKLSQLQQLAKVLQVSLDDLFGAEPPSQRAALEIELEKAQRGPLYAALNLPAVRISSRLPLDVLQSLVALQGELRRRLEEQAATPEEARRANTELREEMRAKNNYYPEIEAAAQELLDAVDHRDGPLSHHVVADIAAHLGFSLRFVPNLPESTRSVTDQKNHIIYLTQGSSRQWDARSVLLQALGHQVLGHTEPADYSEFLRQRVYTNYFAASLLMPEATTVRFLKEAKASKELAIEDLRDAFAVSYESAAHRFTNLATEHLGITCHFQKVHESGILHKAYENDGVNFPADHSGAIEGQTICRQWTSRQVFDIDDKFRSFHQYTDTTVGTFWCTARTEAHSSGVYSLSIGVPFEHVKWFRGSDTTSRSASRCPDDPTCCRQPPAELAARWEGKAWPAARANTHLLAAMPQGAFPGVDTTEVYEFLERHARQD comes from the coding sequence ATGCGCGCAGCACAGGGAACCTCATCGGTGAGGCCGGGGCAGGGCCGCGCCCCGCTGCGTTCGATCGAGAAGGTCTCGGCCGAGGCGTCTGAGGAGGGTTTCGATCTGATCGCCCTGGGTCGCCGCGTCCGGCATCTGCGCAAGCAGGCCGGAATGACTCTCGATGCGCTCGCCGAAGCGCTGGGCACTGCGCCGAGTCAGCTCTCCCTGCTGGAGAATGGCCGCCGTGAGCCCAAGCTCTCCCAGCTGCAGCAGCTGGCCAAGGTCCTGCAGGTCAGCCTCGATGATCTCTTCGGCGCCGAGCCGCCCTCACAGCGGGCCGCCCTGGAGATCGAGCTGGAGAAGGCCCAGCGGGGTCCGCTCTACGCGGCGCTGAACCTTCCCGCGGTCAGGATCAGCTCCCGGCTTCCGCTGGATGTCCTGCAGTCGCTCGTGGCTCTGCAGGGTGAGCTGCGCCGTCGTCTGGAGGAGCAGGCGGCGACGCCCGAGGAGGCGCGGCGGGCCAACACCGAGCTGCGTGAAGAGATGCGTGCCAAGAACAACTATTACCCGGAGATCGAGGCGGCGGCCCAGGAGCTGCTGGACGCGGTGGACCACCGCGACGGCCCGCTGTCTCATCACGTGGTCGCCGATATCGCGGCGCACCTGGGATTCTCCCTGCGCTTCGTGCCGAATCTGCCTGAGTCCACCCGGTCGGTCACGGATCAGAAGAACCACATCATCTACCTGACCCAGGGCAGCTCGCGGCAGTGGGACGCGCGCTCGGTGCTGCTGCAGGCGCTGGGTCATCAGGTGCTGGGTCACACCGAACCCGCGGACTACTCCGAGTTCCTCCGCCAGCGGGTCTACACCAACTACTTCGCGGCCAGTCTGCTGATGCCCGAGGCCACCACGGTGCGCTTCCTCAAGGAGGCCAAGGCGAGCAAAGAGCTGGCCATCGAGGATCTGCGGGATGCGTTCGCAGTCTCGTATGAATCGGCGGCCCACCGGTTCACGAACCTGGCCACCGAGCATCTGGGCATCACGTGTCACTTCCAGAAGGTCCATGAATCCGGCATCCTGCACAAGGCCTATGAGAACGATGGGGTGAACTTCCCGGCAGATCACTCGGGAGCGATCGAAGGCCAGACCATCTGCCGGCAGTGGACCTCGCGCCAGGTCTTCGACATCGATGACAAGTTTCGATCCTTCCACCAGTACACCGACACCACAGTCGGCACCTTCTGGTGCACAGCGCGCACGGAGGCGCATTCCTCCGGGGTCTACTCGCTGTCCATCGGGGTGCCCTTCGAGCACGTGAAATGGTTCCGCGGCTCCGACACCACCTCACGCTCGGCGTCGCGCTGCCCGGATGACCCCACCTGCTGCCGGCAGCCTCCGGCCGAGCTGGCCGCCCGCTGGGAGGGCAAGGCCTGGCCCGCCGCGCGCGCCAACACCCATCTGCTCGCCGCCATGCCGCAGGGCGCCTTCCCCGGAGTGGACACCACCGAGGTCTACGAGTTCCTCGAGCGGCACGCTCGCCAGGACTGA
- a CDS encoding LamB/YcsF family protein, whose product MAHIDMNSDVGESFGNWTIGDDAAILRTVSSANIACGFHAGDPMTIRATAAEAVANEVTIGAHIGYRDLAGFGRRHLECSPEELAADVLYQLGALEGIAGAVGSHIRYVKPHGALYHSMISHTGHAHAVIDTIAEYQSSTGRELPVLLLPGSIALDYAAEAGLRGVSEAFADRSYNPDGTLVSRREPDAVLHDTDQVVENMLRLAEDSVLIARDGTRIETQAESICTHGDTAGAVAMAQAVRSALQDAGIDIRSFA is encoded by the coding sequence GTGGCACATATCGACATGAACAGCGACGTCGGGGAGTCCTTCGGCAATTGGACCATCGGCGACGACGCCGCGATCCTGCGCACGGTCTCCAGCGCCAACATCGCCTGCGGATTCCATGCCGGGGACCCCATGACCATCCGCGCGACGGCGGCAGAGGCCGTCGCCAATGAGGTCACCATCGGAGCCCATATCGGCTACCGTGACCTGGCCGGATTCGGCCGACGCCACCTGGAGTGCTCCCCGGAGGAGCTCGCCGCCGACGTTCTTTACCAGCTCGGCGCACTGGAGGGCATTGCGGGCGCGGTGGGCTCCCACATCCGCTACGTGAAGCCCCATGGCGCGCTCTATCACTCCATGATCTCCCACACCGGTCACGCCCACGCCGTGATCGACACCATCGCGGAGTACCAGAGCAGCACCGGACGCGAGCTGCCGGTTCTGCTGCTGCCCGGATCCATCGCCCTGGACTACGCCGCCGAGGCGGGGCTGCGCGGAGTCTCTGAGGCGTTCGCCGACCGGAGCTACAACCCCGATGGCACCCTCGTCTCCCGGCGCGAACCCGATGCCGTGCTCCACGACACCGATCAGGTGGTGGAGAACATGCTCCGCCTGGCCGAGGACTCGGTGCTGATCGCCCGCGACGGCACGCGGATCGAGACTCAGGCCGAGTCCATCTGCACCCACGGCGACACCGCCGGAGCGGTCGCGATGGCGCAGGCCGTGCGCAGCGCGCTGCAGGATGCCGGAATCGACATCCGCAGCTTCGCATGA
- a CDS encoding 5-oxoprolinase subunit B/C family protein encodes MISAIREAGPRALLLQLQSLDDVLACHQQLTSAPFRGQVDAVAAARTVLLRFSSRPALREARQHLDDLEFPAFSAEGARHVELEVIYDGEDLEELAAHLGMSTEALITWHSGQAWTGAFGGFAPGFTYCVPSHNDDDAAESADPAAAALDVPRRSSPRKAVPAGAVALAGEFSAVYPRVSPGGWQLIGHTPAVLWDLEREARGESPALVRPGDSVRYTPVQGRAATTTSTSDASSTSTVPSAPEAESPAQEAVLNVVDPGLQTLIQDLGRVGFSDLGVSRAGVADEASMLQANRLVGNEPHAAVLESLHGGLSVRAESTAVLAVCGAEVPLTVTGVAGARRPAPLRAPFALSAGETLSLGAPERGLRSVLALRGGIAATEVLGSVSTDTMSGLGPAPLAAGDHVSRAELDTRAVGMPEAASTAGATSLRFTYGPREDWFSSEEAHRLTTQSWTVTQASNRIGIRLEVGETSSGEPGRPLERLENGELPSEGVVRGSLQMPPAGAPVLFLNDHPVTGGYPVIGVVIEEDLPAAAQLVPGDTIHLTPVDPDTLTSEKRPHP; translated from the coding sequence ATGATCAGTGCCATCCGCGAGGCGGGACCCCGAGCGCTGCTGCTTCAGCTGCAGAGCCTGGACGATGTCCTGGCCTGTCACCAGCAGCTCACCAGCGCGCCGTTTCGCGGGCAGGTCGATGCCGTGGCGGCAGCGCGCACCGTGCTGCTGCGCTTCAGCTCCCGGCCCGCGCTGCGCGAGGCACGCCAGCATCTGGACGATCTCGAGTTCCCGGCGTTCTCCGCCGAGGGTGCCCGCCACGTGGAGCTCGAGGTCATCTATGACGGCGAGGACCTCGAGGAGCTCGCAGCCCACCTGGGGATGAGCACTGAGGCGCTGATCACCTGGCACAGCGGACAGGCGTGGACAGGGGCCTTCGGCGGCTTCGCCCCGGGGTTCACCTATTGCGTGCCCAGCCACAACGACGACGACGCCGCGGAGTCTGCGGACCCGGCCGCCGCCGCGCTGGACGTGCCTCGGCGCAGCAGCCCGCGCAAGGCAGTCCCAGCGGGCGCCGTCGCGCTGGCCGGGGAGTTCTCCGCCGTCTACCCGCGAGTCTCACCCGGGGGCTGGCAGCTCATCGGACACACCCCGGCCGTCCTCTGGGACCTTGAGCGGGAAGCCCGGGGAGAGTCTCCCGCGCTGGTGCGCCCCGGCGATTCCGTCCGTTACACGCCGGTTCAGGGACGGGCCGCCACGACCACGTCGACCTCGGACGCCTCCTCGACCTCGACCGTCCCCTCCGCGCCAGAGGCTGAGTCTCCCGCACAGGAGGCCGTGCTCAACGTGGTCGACCCCGGACTGCAGACGCTGATCCAGGACCTCGGCCGCGTCGGCTTCAGCGACCTCGGGGTCTCCCGGGCCGGGGTCGCGGATGAAGCGTCGATGCTTCAGGCCAACCGACTGGTCGGCAACGAGCCGCATGCGGCGGTGCTCGAGTCGCTGCACGGCGGCCTGTCGGTGCGCGCGGAGTCCACGGCGGTGCTGGCCGTCTGTGGAGCCGAGGTGCCGCTCACCGTCACGGGGGTCGCCGGTGCCAGACGACCCGCCCCGCTGCGGGCCCCGTTCGCGCTCTCAGCAGGAGAGACGCTGAGCCTGGGTGCCCCGGAACGTGGACTGCGCAGCGTCCTCGCACTGCGTGGAGGCATCGCCGCCACAGAGGTTCTGGGAAGCGTCTCCACCGACACCATGTCCGGGCTGGGCCCTGCCCCGCTGGCCGCCGGCGATCACGTCTCCCGGGCCGAGCTGGACACCCGCGCCGTGGGCATGCCGGAAGCCGCGTCCACGGCGGGGGCGACCTCGCTGCGGTTCACCTATGGCCCCCGGGAGGACTGGTTCAGCTCCGAGGAGGCGCACCGACTGACCACCCAGTCCTGGACGGTCACCCAGGCATCGAACCGGATCGGTATACGCCTGGAGGTGGGGGAGACCAGTTCAGGGGAGCCGGGCCGTCCACTGGAGCGCCTCGAGAACGGCGAGCTCCCCAGCGAGGGCGTGGTGCGCGGCTCGCTGCAGATGCCGCCGGCCGGAGCCCCGGTGCTCTTCCTCAACGATCATCCGGTCACCGGTGGCTACCCGGTGATCGGCGTCGTCATCGAAGAGGACCTCCCCGCCGCCGCCCAGCTCGTCCCCGGAGACACGATCCACCTGACTCCGGTGGATCCCGACACCCTGACCTCGGAGAAAAGACCTCACCCATGA